A stretch of Cicer arietinum cultivar CDC Frontier isolate Library 1 chromosome 5, Cicar.CDCFrontier_v2.0, whole genome shotgun sequence DNA encodes these proteins:
- the LOC101498077 gene encoding CBL-interacting protein kinase 18: MESKPNILMERYELGRLLGQGTFGKVYYARSAVTNQSVAIKAIDKDKVMRTGQGDRIKREISVMKLARHPNIIQLFEVMATKSKIFFVIEYAKGGELFNKVAKGKLKEEVAHKYFKQLINAVDFCHSRGVYHRDIKPENILLDENGNLKVSDFGLSALVESKQQDIMLHTPCGTPAYVAPEVIKRKGYDGAKADIWSCGIVLFVLLAGYLPFHDSNLIEMYKKISKAELKCPSWFQPEVCKLLGDILDPNPDTRISIAKIKEHNWFKNVPNARNKKPQVENNTVSSSGTIVSDQNNENDGLEAEAKEDSVVPISINAFDIISLSSGFDLSRFFKDNVEKRETRFSSKLPASVIISKMEDIAKQLRMKIKKKAAGLLKLEGFSEGRKGVLSIDTEIFEVTPHFHLVEVKKSNGDTLEYQKILKEDIRPALQDIVWVWQSDQQLQSQLSDQQLQIHDQQQQQSQS, from the coding sequence ATGGAGAGTAAACCGAATATCTTGATGGAACGATACGAGTTAGGAAGGTTACTTGGTCAGGGAACTTTCGGAAAGGTTTACTATGCACGGAGTGCAGTGACAAACCAGAGTGTGGCAATTAAAGCGATTGACAAAGATAAGGTTATGAGAACAGGTCAAGGTGATCGAATCAAGCGCGAAATATCTGTTATGAAGTTAGCTAGACATCCCAATATTATACAGCTTTTTGAGGTTATGGCAACCAAGAGTAAGATTTTCTTTGTAATCGAGTATGCTAAAGGCGGTGAGCTATTCAACAAGGTGGCTAAAGGAAAACTCAAAGAAGAAGTTGCTCACAAGTATTTTAAGCAGTTAATCAATGCAGTTGATTTTTGTCACAGTAGAGGCGTGTACCACCGAGACATTAAACCCGAAAACATTCTATTGGATGAAAATGGGAATTTAAAAGTTTCTGATTTTGGGTTAAGTGCTCTTGTGGAATCAAAGCAGCAGGATATCATGCTCCATACACCATGTGGCACCCCTGCTTATGTTGCTCCTGAAGTCATTAAAAGGAAAGGGTATGACGGCGCCAAAGCCGATATTTGGTCTTGTGGAATAGTTCTATTTGTTTTATTGGCTGGTTATCTACCTTTTCATGACTCAAATTTGATAGAGATGTATAAGAAGATTAGCAAAGCAGAACTGAAATGTCCTAGTTGGTTTCAACCTGAAGTATGCAAGCTATTAGGCGATATATTGGACCCGAATCCCGATACTAGGATTTCCATAGCTAAGATTAAGGAACATAATTGGTTTAAAAATGTACCCAATGCTAGAAATAAAAAACCACAAGTGGAAAACAACACAGTCTCTtcttcaggtacaattgtttctgatcaaaacaatgaaaatgatGGTCTTGAAGCAGAAGCAAAGGAAGATTCGGTTGTGCCAATCAGTATAAATGCCTTCGATATCATCTCCCTTTCGTCTGGTTTCGATCTTTCTAGATTCTTTAAAGACAATGTTGAGAAAAGAGAAACGAGATTCAGTTCGAAACTACCTGCATCGGTCATCATCTCCAAAATGGAAGACATTGCTAAGCAACTGAGGatgaaaattaagaaaaaagcTGCTGGTTTGTTGAAACTTGAGGGATTCAGTGAAGGTAGGAAAGGGGTTTTATCCATTGATACAGAGATCTTTGAGGTTACTCCTCATTTCCATTTAGTGGaagtaaaaaaatcaaatggaGATACATTGGAATATCAGAAAATATTGAAAGAGGATATAAGACCTGCTCTTCAGGATATTGTTTGGGTGTGGCAAAGTGACCAACAACTTCAATCACAACTATCAGATCAACAGCTACAGATACATgatcagcagcaacaacaatcACAGTCATAA
- the LOC101498619 gene encoding uncharacterized protein translates to MRKRKGATRSETNFNSASSCAEEEQSVQVELQHNQNENEGGDGEGFFACYLLASLNPRFKGHTYIGFTVNPRRRIRQHNGEIGCGAWRTKKKRPWEMVLCIYGFPTNVSALQFEWAWQHPVESLAVRKAAVGFKSLSGIANKIKLAYTMLTLPSWQSMNMTVNFFSTKYMKHCAGCPNLPQHMTVEMGSMDELPCYTERIDGLLENEDDSTDEVEFDDSNNASTSGGSVPDASDDSITADSPKNMNHIDKVSEPFGWNEESEAREPPGHSFTPQEQSESFGSISSPKGKSSSTTSSKRGVIEDTDFVSSMKTSNGESSKPDSEQTGAVDVRGAFFVPRHAEIIDLSTPSPSCRNVIDRKKKRVSSSVSSEFIDLTMSPNFIQL, encoded by the exons ATGAGGAAGAGAAAAGGTGCAACAAGATCTGAGACCAACTTCAACTCTGCATCATCTTGTGCGGAAGAAGAACAATCCGTTCAAGTTGAACTACAACACAACCAAAACGAAAACGAAGGTGGTGATGGAGAAGGATTCTTCGCTTGTTACCTACTAGCCTCTCTCAATCCCCGTTTCAAAGGCCACACTTACATAGG ATTCACGGTGAACCCGCGGCGGAGGATCAGACAACACAATGGGGAAATTGGATGTGGAGCTTGGAGAACAAAGAAGAAGAGGCCTTGGGAGATGGTTTTGTGTATATATGGCTTTCCAACAAACGTCTCTGCTCTTCag TTTGAATGGGCTTGGCAACACCCTGTTGAATCATTGGCTGTAAGAAAAGCAGCTGTTGGTTTTAAATCCCTCTCAGGAATAGCCAATAAGATCAAACTTGCATACACAATGCTTACCCTTCCATCTTGGCAGAG CATGAATATGACAGTGAACTTCTTCTCGACGAAATACATGAAACATTGCGCCGGTTGTCCAAACTTGCCGCAACACATGACTGTTGAGATGGGTTCGATGGATGAACTTCCATGTTATACTGAAAGAATTGATGGTTTGTTAGAGAATGAAGATGATAGTACTGATGAAGTGGAATTTGATGATAGCAACAATGCTAGTACTAGTGGTGGTTCTGTTCCAGATGCAAGTGATGATTCTATAACTGCTGATTCACCgaaaaatatgaatcatattgACAAGGTTAGTGAACCGTTTGGGTGGAACGAAGAATCTGAAGCTAGAGAACCACCAGGCCATTCATTCACTCCACAAGAGCAGAGTGAATCATTTGGTTCAATCTCATCGCCCAAGGGGAAATCATCATCGACGACTTCATCAAAGAGAGGAGTGATCGAAGACACTGATTTTGTAAGTTCGATGAAAACAAGTAATGGTGAATCAAGTAAGCCAGATTCGGAACAAACAGGTGCCGTTGATGTCAGAGGTGCATTCTTTGTGCCCCGTCATGCTGAGATAATTGATTTGTCTACCCCTTCTCCCAGTTGTAGAAACGTTATAgatagaaagaagaaaagagTTTCCTCCTCAGTTAGTTCTGAGTTTATTGACTTAACAATGTCCCCCAACTTCATCCAACTGTAA